In one Nocardioides luteus genomic region, the following are encoded:
- the purM gene encoding phosphoribosylformylglycinamidine cyclo-ligase yields the protein MTQSQNAYAAAGVDIHAGDRAVDLMKVWIEKSRRPEVLGGVGGFAGLFDASALKGYERPLLATSTDGVGTKVAIAQALDKHDTIGFDLVGMVVDDLVVCGAEPLFMTDYIATGKVIPERVAAIVKGIAEACVEAGCALVGGETAEHPGLLAADEYDVAGAATGVVEADNLLGANRVKAGDVVLAMEASGLHSNGYSLVRHVLLNSGAYTLDAQVSEFGRTLGEELLTPTRVYAKACLELARGTRTHAMSHVTGGGLAANLERVMPAELSARIDRTTWTPAPVFDLVRRTGDVALEDLEMTLNCGVGMVALIDPEDVDEAVRILAGYDIRAWAAGEVTASPGGKVQLTGAYAGW from the coding sequence GTGACCCAGAGCCAGAACGCGTACGCCGCAGCAGGTGTCGACATCCATGCCGGTGACCGCGCCGTGGATCTGATGAAGGTCTGGATCGAGAAGTCCCGTCGGCCCGAGGTGCTCGGCGGGGTCGGCGGCTTCGCCGGTCTCTTCGACGCCTCCGCCCTCAAGGGTTACGAGCGCCCGCTGCTGGCCACCTCCACCGACGGCGTCGGCACCAAGGTCGCGATCGCGCAGGCGCTGGACAAGCACGACACGATCGGCTTCGACCTGGTCGGCATGGTCGTCGACGACCTCGTCGTCTGCGGCGCCGAGCCGCTGTTCATGACCGACTACATCGCCACCGGGAAGGTCATCCCGGAGCGGGTCGCCGCGATCGTCAAGGGCATCGCGGAGGCCTGTGTCGAGGCCGGCTGCGCGCTGGTCGGCGGCGAGACCGCCGAGCACCCGGGGCTGCTGGCCGCCGACGAGTACGACGTGGCCGGCGCGGCCACGGGCGTCGTCGAGGCCGACAACCTGCTCGGTGCGAACCGGGTGAAGGCGGGCGACGTCGTCCTCGCGATGGAGGCCTCCGGCCTGCACTCCAACGGCTACTCCCTCGTACGCCACGTGCTGCTCAACTCCGGCGCCTACACGCTCGACGCGCAGGTCTCCGAGTTCGGCCGCACGCTCGGTGAGGAGCTCCTCACCCCGACCCGCGTCTACGCCAAGGCCTGCCTCGAGCTGGCCCGTGGCACCCGGACCCACGCCATGTCCCACGTCACCGGCGGCGGCCTCGCCGCCAACCTGGAGCGGGTCATGCCCGCGGAGCTCTCCGCGCGCATCGACCGCACCACCTGGACCCCGGCACCGGTCTTCGACCTCGTCCGCCGCACCGGCGACGTCGCCCTGGAGGACCTGGAGATGACCCTCAACTGCGGCGTCGGCATGGTCGCGCTGATCGATCCCGAGGACGTCGACGAGGCCGTCCGCATCCTCGCCGGCTACGACATCCGCGCCTGGGCCGCCGGTGAGGTCACCGCGAGTCCCGGCGGCAAGGTCCAGCTCACCGGGGCGTACGCGGGCTGGTGA
- a CDS encoding PhoX family protein produces MTELSDIQTDTACPSCSDHGAPAVTNGRRTMLSLLPMAGHTRGKRSAVTCALKCDSACAKPAPNTSDNGYFRDIAGKALSRRHALGLAGAGAVALAVGSSGLAAAASPLEAALAGRGHGGRTNLPFKPITPVAATEDTFVVPQGYTWEPIIRWGDPILPGGVPFDVNNQTAEKQALAWGYNNDYTDVIVTNKAGTKALLCCNNEYVNANIMFPPGLDATEQLKIAMAAHGFGIVELERSAPGEKWTYVPSAPKNRRITASTPFKITGPAAGSDLLKTAADPTGTVALGTIGNCSGGTTPWGTILSGEENFNGYFRATGTSDQEKRYGLADKASTYGWEAIEPRFDARSADYANEPNRFGYIVEIDPTDPTSTPRKHTMLGRLKHEGANVVIAKNGKVVAYTGDDERFDYLYKFVSKGTYSPSNRAKNLQLLTEGSLYVARFHGDSPAAEIDGTGTLPSDGKFDGYGQWIPLVVNGRSKVSGMSVEEVLVYTRLAADKAGATKMDRCEDVQPSPKTGKVYVACTNNSQRGTTGKAPADEPNPRNTNRDGHVIEITEDDGDHTSRVFRWNLVIVAGDPATNASTYFAGYPKDKVSPISCPDNLAFDSQGNLWISTDGQPSSIQKNDGLFKVPLEGPERGHVQQFLAVPRDAETCGPVIHDRDGSVFVAVQHPGEEGTWEAPNSRFPDYVEGTAGEGEFAGPRPSVVQVRKK; encoded by the coding sequence GTGACCGAACTGAGCGACATCCAGACCGACACCGCCTGTCCTTCGTGCAGCGACCACGGTGCGCCCGCCGTCACGAACGGCCGCCGCACCATGCTGTCCCTGCTTCCTATGGCCGGCCACACGCGCGGCAAGCGCAGCGCCGTGACCTGTGCCCTCAAGTGCGACAGCGCTTGTGCCAAGCCGGCGCCGAACACCTCCGACAACGGCTACTTCCGTGACATCGCCGGCAAGGCCCTCAGCCGCCGTCACGCGCTCGGTCTCGCCGGCGCGGGCGCCGTCGCCCTCGCGGTCGGCAGCAGCGGCCTGGCCGCCGCTGCCAGCCCCCTCGAGGCGGCTCTCGCGGGACGAGGCCACGGCGGGCGTACGAACCTCCCGTTCAAGCCGATCACCCCGGTCGCGGCCACCGAGGACACCTTCGTGGTGCCGCAGGGCTACACCTGGGAGCCGATCATCCGCTGGGGCGACCCGATCCTGCCCGGCGGCGTCCCGTTCGACGTCAACAACCAGACCGCCGAGAAGCAGGCGCTCGCCTGGGGCTACAACAACGACTACACCGACGTCATCGTGACCAACAAGGCCGGCACCAAGGCCCTGCTGTGCTGCAACAACGAGTACGTCAACGCCAACATCATGTTCCCGCCGGGCCTCGACGCCACCGAGCAGCTCAAGATCGCGATGGCCGCCCACGGCTTCGGGATCGTCGAGCTCGAGCGCTCCGCGCCGGGCGAGAAGTGGACGTACGTCCCCTCCGCTCCGAAGAACCGGCGCATCACCGCCTCCACGCCGTTCAAGATCACCGGGCCCGCAGCCGGCAGCGACCTGCTCAAGACCGCTGCTGACCCGACCGGCACGGTGGCGCTCGGCACCATCGGAAACTGCTCTGGTGGCACCACGCCGTGGGGCACGATCCTGTCGGGCGAGGAGAACTTCAACGGCTACTTCCGCGCCACCGGCACCTCGGACCAGGAGAAGCGCTACGGCCTGGCCGACAAGGCCTCGACCTACGGCTGGGAGGCCATCGAGCCGCGCTTCGACGCGCGCTCGGCCGACTACGCCAACGAGCCGAACCGGTTCGGCTACATCGTCGAGATCGACCCGACCGACCCGACCTCGACGCCGCGCAAGCACACCATGCTCGGCCGCCTCAAGCACGAGGGCGCGAACGTCGTCATCGCCAAGAACGGCAAGGTCGTGGCCTACACCGGCGACGACGAGCGCTTCGACTACCTCTACAAGTTCGTCTCCAAGGGGACGTACAGCCCCAGCAACCGGGCCAAGAACCTCCAGCTGCTGACCGAGGGAAGCCTCTACGTCGCCCGCTTCCACGGCGACTCCCCCGCGGCCGAGATCGACGGCACCGGGACGCTGCCGAGCGACGGGAAGTTCGACGGCTACGGCCAGTGGATCCCGCTCGTGGTCAACGGCCGCAGCAAGGTCTCCGGGATGAGCGTCGAGGAGGTCCTCGTCTACACGCGTCTGGCCGCCGACAAGGCCGGCGCCACCAAGATGGACCGCTGCGAGGACGTCCAGCCCTCGCCGAAGACCGGCAAGGTGTACGTCGCCTGCACCAACAACTCCCAGCGCGGCACCACGGGCAAGGCCCCGGCCGACGAGCCCAACCCGCGCAACACCAACCGCGACGGTCACGTCATCGAGATCACCGAGGACGACGGCGACCACACCTCGCGCGTCTTCCGGTGGAACCTCGTGATCGTCGCCGGTGACCCGGCGACCAACGCGTCCACGTACTTCGCGGGCTACCCGAAGGACAAGGTCTCGCCGATCTCCTGCCCGGACAACCTGGCCTTCGACTCCCAGGGCAACCTGTGGATCTCCACCGACGGCCAGCCGAGCTCGATCCAGAAGAACGACGGGCTGTTCAAGGTCCCGCTCGAGGGCCCCGAGCGCGGCCACGTCCAGCAGTTCCTCGCCGTCCCCCGCGACGCCGAGACCTGCGGCCCGGTCATCCACGACCGCGACGGCTCGGTGTTCGTCGCCGTCCAGCACCCGGGCGAGGAGGGGACCTGGGAGGCTCCGAACTCCCGCTTCCCCGACTACGTCGAGGGCACTGCCGGTGAGGGCGAGTTCGCCGGCCCGCGGCCGTCCGTGGTGCAGGTGCGCAAGAAGTAG
- a CDS encoding DUF3073 family protein, whose translation MGRGRAKAKQTKVARDLKYRTYETDFGALARELHGDDDTSQKSDQQPDDYDDWSDYDAGSSRD comes from the coding sequence ATGGGGCGCGGCCGAGCGAAAGCCAAGCAGACGAAGGTCGCACGCGACCTGAAGTACCGGACCTATGAGACGGACTTCGGGGCCCTTGCGCGCGAACTTCACGGTGATGACGACACCAGTCAGAAGTCCGATCAGCAGCCGGACGACTACGACGACTGGTCGGACTACGACGCGGGATCCTCGCGCGACTAG
- a CDS encoding SCO7613 C-terminal domain-containing membrane protein has protein sequence MKYADPGRCPDCREAFEPGTSPCPHCGLPLENAVAQELYGTLLRADVLMTRLRSIREEASRAARQTVPPTPAPMPLAPPPSAPPQIQPEPVAVPLADPAASAVAGAAAFPGAPVARRAPITVPLILVGVGVLFLLVAGVVFLAVAWAAMGVGGRTTMLLVFTALFTIGGALLLHLELRAGTEGVWTLALGLIALDIAGMKYAGWLGGVDWDRGFLVIVGIAVFLAGTAMSLVGARTEKLDSVIGPQVAAAAGVLTALIGLELISDLIWFPLVAAVIALVVVIVASKTDLQALTIGAMVVMAGFWLMLMVRGLADPALTGSELLRGGTLPLLLGAAAVLTIVALLFPLPKDAKVAMVGVSLLIAAYTFTQPALDDGAVTLTVVAVVVTLIAAGALMTLPRPWRWSAAALTPYAVGLGLTVLVLATSAAVRLAAVPWTESAFSPVTGPKPLLPGWLTLPAMLAILALGTAWFYRSNPPAFRSYRDTVGWFIFSGGVTGFAITAACYAAPLLVPALLLLGVAVALAWWAERWPRLLAAGIFGLVALATALPSDLLTVVVALALAGVAAYAGQGLVGPDREVTASYSVATLTLGLWSLAPLIDVERQWAACAIVTVLGLITLFRFRGSGWWAAVAGAAISIGIGAVDVTWAAVMLTLATILAAAIGLHHCQPPALAVAGTVGIGAATAAVLSGDVPALVVTVILTALAVLVDRMQSGTTREVATAYWILALTAAVWQAARLADVDRPYTAVVVVVAMGVIVLIRRSPAIEAAAAAGAAVSIGLGAVADGWRVDTDWLAILLLIAGVMCIATILRHDPQQSGPRLTIAGLLGLGSLGAAFGNELLALIVAGVLTAAAIAVDRLSPEHQTKAVTAPYWVITLTAFCWMFADLNDIAKPHAAAGIIVILTVVTIFRVLPSVEIAAAVAAVVTIVVGTVSLGPTIVLTPDGPVAVGSRGVDLPWLSILLVLAAAGVSAHAIARAERRWLGWVGLSLATIALWIRLVDTSVGTWESYTLPPAIALIVFGVVRLRLDREVASLPVLGPGVFLALVPSVPAALQDPVSMRTAVLGIACLAFIIGGAWLRWAAPLIGGALVASVLALAQMPSAESLQQWWVLGAAGLLLLFLGITWEARLHDLRRATAYVRGLR, from the coding sequence GTGAAGTACGCCGATCCTGGTCGCTGCCCCGACTGCCGGGAGGCCTTCGAGCCCGGCACCAGCCCCTGCCCGCACTGCGGGCTGCCGCTGGAGAACGCCGTCGCCCAAGAGCTCTACGGGACGCTGCTGCGAGCCGACGTACTCATGACCCGGCTGCGCTCCATCCGCGAGGAGGCGAGCCGGGCCGCGCGGCAGACCGTTCCGCCCACACCCGCCCCGATGCCGCTCGCGCCGCCGCCCTCGGCACCTCCGCAGATCCAGCCCGAGCCCGTCGCCGTGCCGCTCGCCGACCCGGCCGCGAGCGCCGTCGCCGGGGCGGCGGCGTTCCCCGGTGCTCCGGTCGCACGGCGTGCGCCGATCACGGTGCCGCTGATCCTGGTCGGTGTCGGCGTGCTGTTCCTGCTGGTCGCGGGGGTCGTCTTCCTCGCCGTCGCGTGGGCCGCGATGGGCGTCGGCGGGCGCACCACGATGCTGCTCGTCTTCACCGCGCTGTTCACGATCGGGGGCGCACTGCTGCTGCATCTCGAGCTGAGAGCCGGCACCGAAGGCGTCTGGACGCTGGCACTGGGACTGATCGCCCTCGACATAGCCGGGATGAAGTACGCCGGCTGGCTCGGTGGAGTCGACTGGGACCGTGGCTTCCTGGTCATCGTCGGGATAGCCGTCTTCCTCGCGGGCACCGCGATGTCCCTGGTCGGCGCGCGCACCGAGAAGCTCGACTCGGTGATCGGACCACAGGTGGCGGCCGCCGCCGGCGTACTCACCGCCCTCATCGGTCTCGAGCTCATCTCCGACCTCATCTGGTTCCCGCTGGTCGCAGCCGTGATCGCCCTCGTCGTGGTGATCGTGGCGAGCAAGACCGACCTGCAGGCGCTGACGATCGGTGCGATGGTCGTGATGGCGGGCTTCTGGCTGATGCTGATGGTCCGCGGTCTGGCCGACCCGGCGCTGACCGGATCCGAGCTGCTGCGCGGCGGCACCCTGCCGCTGCTGCTCGGCGCGGCCGCGGTGCTGACGATCGTGGCGCTGCTGTTCCCGCTGCCCAAGGACGCCAAGGTCGCGATGGTCGGGGTATCGCTCCTGATCGCGGCCTACACCTTCACCCAGCCCGCGCTCGACGACGGCGCGGTGACCCTGACCGTCGTGGCCGTGGTGGTCACGCTGATCGCCGCCGGGGCGCTCATGACGCTCCCCCGCCCGTGGCGCTGGTCGGCCGCCGCGTTGACGCCGTACGCCGTCGGCCTGGGCCTCACCGTCCTCGTCCTGGCGACCTCCGCCGCCGTCCGGCTCGCGGCGGTGCCCTGGACCGAGTCGGCGTTCTCGCCGGTCACCGGTCCGAAGCCGTTGCTGCCCGGTTGGCTGACGCTGCCGGCGATGCTCGCGATCCTCGCCCTCGGCACCGCCTGGTTCTACCGGTCCAACCCGCCTGCCTTCCGGAGCTACCGGGACACGGTCGGCTGGTTCATCTTCTCCGGCGGCGTCACCGGGTTCGCGATCACGGCCGCCTGCTACGCGGCGCCGCTGCTCGTCCCGGCCCTGCTGCTGCTCGGTGTCGCGGTCGCGCTGGCCTGGTGGGCGGAGCGCTGGCCACGGCTCCTCGCCGCCGGCATCTTCGGCCTGGTCGCGCTGGCCACCGCGCTGCCCAGCGACCTGCTGACCGTGGTCGTCGCGCTCGCTCTGGCAGGGGTGGCTGCGTACGCGGGTCAGGGTCTGGTCGGCCCCGACCGCGAGGTCACCGCCAGCTACTCGGTCGCGACGCTCACCCTCGGCCTGTGGTCGCTCGCGCCGCTGATCGACGTGGAGCGGCAGTGGGCCGCCTGCGCGATCGTCACGGTCCTCGGGCTGATCACGCTCTTCCGCTTCCGCGGCTCGGGCTGGTGGGCGGCCGTGGCGGGTGCCGCGATCTCGATCGGGATCGGCGCCGTCGACGTCACCTGGGCAGCGGTCATGCTGACCCTCGCCACCATCCTCGCCGCGGCGATCGGCCTGCACCACTGCCAGCCTCCCGCGCTGGCCGTCGCGGGCACCGTCGGCATCGGGGCGGCCACGGCCGCGGTCCTCTCCGGAGACGTGCCGGCTCTGGTCGTGACCGTCATCCTCACCGCCCTCGCCGTGCTCGTCGACCGGATGCAGTCCGGCACGACCAGGGAGGTCGCGACCGCCTACTGGATCCTCGCCCTGACCGCAGCCGTCTGGCAGGCGGCCCGGCTGGCCGACGTCGACCGCCCCTACACCGCGGTGGTGGTCGTCGTCGCGATGGGCGTCATCGTGCTGATCCGCCGCAGCCCGGCCATCGAGGCCGCGGCCGCCGCCGGGGCCGCCGTGTCGATCGGCCTGGGTGCCGTCGCCGACGGCTGGAGGGTGGACACCGACTGGCTGGCGATCCTGCTGCTGATCGCCGGGGTCATGTGCATCGCGACCATCCTGCGTCACGACCCGCAGCAGTCCGGACCGCGGCTGACGATCGCCGGCCTGCTCGGCCTGGGCTCGCTCGGCGCCGCCTTCGGCAACGAGCTGCTCGCGCTGATCGTGGCCGGGGTGCTCACCGCCGCGGCGATCGCGGTCGACCGTCTCTCCCCGGAGCACCAGACCAAGGCGGTCACCGCTCCCTACTGGGTCATCACGCTGACCGCGTTCTGCTGGATGTTCGCCGACCTCAACGACATCGCGAAGCCGCACGCCGCCGCGGGGATCATCGTCATCCTGACCGTCGTCACGATCTTCCGGGTGCTGCCCTCGGTCGAGATCGCCGCCGCGGTGGCCGCGGTCGTCACGATCGTCGTCGGCACGGTCAGCCTCGGTCCGACGATCGTGCTGACCCCGGACGGGCCGGTCGCGGTCGGGTCGCGTGGTGTCGACCTCCCCTGGCTGAGCATCCTGCTCGTCCTGGCCGCTGCCGGCGTCTCGGCGCACGCGATCGCCCGTGCCGAGCGCCGTTGGCTCGGCTGGGTCGGCCTCTCGCTGGCCACCATCGCGCTGTGGATCCGGCTGGTCGACACCTCGGTCGGGACCTGGGAGTCCTACACCCTGCCGCCCGCGATCGCGCTGATCGTCTTCGGGGTCGTCAGGCTGCGCCTCGACCGGGAGGTCGCCTCGCTGCCGGTCCTCGGACCCGGTGTCTTCCTGGCGCTGGTCCCGTCCGTCCCGGCGGCTCTCCAGGACCCGGTCTCGATGCGGACCGCGGTGCTCGGCATCGCGTGCCTGGCCTTCATCATCGGTGGCGCGTGGCTGCGCTGGGCCGCACCACTGATCGGTGGTGCCCTGGTCGCCTCCGTCCTGGCCCTGGCGCAGATGCCGTCGGCGGAGTCGCTGCAGCAGTGGTGGGTGCTCGGCGCGGCCGGGCTCCTGCTGCTCTTCCTCGGCATCACCTGGGAGGCGCGACTCCACGACCTGCGGCGGGCCACCGCCTACGTCCGGGGGCTGCGTTAG
- the macS gene encoding MacS family sensor histidine kinase — MSAWTSPAAIEVESRLFRALAVLRVVVLVNAVGLTIYRAGNFVSPVAALVCALVMIGWTAFVVWAYAAPSRRTAVLVGADLAIALGLLLVTPLVKSPGFQASVPGFWVSGALLACAIHYRWIGGLLAGVALAAVDLGLRQEIDQSIYGNAFLLVIGGPVVGYMCESVQRMARERDEAQRAAARAEERARLARAVHDGVLQVLALVQRRGGELGGDAAELGRLAGEQERELRTLIRGEQPGRGPAVGMTDLAAALAELETGTVTVSGPATAVEMPAHPAEEIVAATRAALDNVRRHVGEDARAWVLLQAFPDHVEVSVRDEGPGIPDGRVAEAEQDGRLGIVGSIRGRILDLGGTAELITGRTGTEWELTVPRG, encoded by the coding sequence GTGAGTGCGTGGACGTCGCCGGCGGCGATCGAGGTCGAGAGCAGGCTCTTCCGGGCTCTCGCGGTGCTGCGCGTGGTCGTGCTCGTCAACGCCGTCGGGCTGACGATCTACCGGGCCGGCAACTTCGTCTCGCCCGTGGCCGCGCTGGTCTGCGCGCTCGTGATGATCGGCTGGACCGCCTTCGTCGTCTGGGCGTACGCAGCACCGAGCCGCCGCACGGCGGTGCTCGTCGGCGCCGACCTGGCGATCGCGCTCGGGCTCCTGCTCGTGACCCCGCTGGTGAAGAGCCCGGGGTTCCAGGCGAGCGTGCCGGGGTTCTGGGTGAGCGGCGCGCTGCTCGCGTGCGCGATCCACTATCGCTGGATCGGCGGTCTGCTGGCCGGCGTCGCGCTGGCGGCCGTCGACCTCGGCCTCCGTCAGGAGATCGACCAGTCGATCTACGGCAACGCGTTCCTGCTGGTCATCGGCGGCCCGGTGGTCGGCTACATGTGCGAGTCGGTGCAGCGGATGGCGCGCGAGCGCGACGAGGCGCAGCGCGCGGCGGCGCGGGCGGAGGAGCGGGCGCGGCTCGCCCGGGCGGTCCACGACGGGGTGCTCCAGGTCCTCGCCCTCGTCCAGCGTCGCGGTGGCGAGCTGGGCGGTGATGCCGCCGAGCTGGGCAGGCTGGCGGGGGAGCAGGAGCGAGAGCTCCGAACGCTGATCCGCGGTGAGCAGCCCGGCCGCGGGCCGGCGGTCGGGATGACCGATCTGGCAGCTGCTCTGGCGGAGCTCGAGACCGGCACCGTGACCGTGTCCGGACCCGCGACCGCCGTCGAGATGCCCGCCCATCCTGCCGAGGAGATCGTCGCCGCGACCCGTGCGGCCCTGGACAACGTACGCCGTCATGTCGGGGAGGACGCCCGTGCCTGGGTGCTCCTGCAGGCCTTTCCCGACCATGTCGAGGTCTCGGTGCGCGACGAGGGGCCGGGAATCCCCGACGGTCGTGTCGCGGAGGCGGAGCAGGACGGAAGGCTCGGCATCGTCGGTTCGATCCGTGGCCGGATCCTCGATCTCGGGGGCACGGCCGAACTCATCACTGGAAGGACGGGAACGGAATGGGAACTGACAGTGCCGCGAGGGTGA
- a CDS encoding response regulator: MGTDSAARVMVVDDHPMWRDAVERDLATAGFEVVATASTGREAITRFAATRPEVVVLDLQIPEPDGVQVTTEVIALHPATKVLILSASGEQNDVLAAVKAGATGYLVKSASREELLDAVERVAAGDPVFTPGLAGLVLGEFQHSAATEVRGDKPTLTDRETEILKLVAKGLSYRQIADRLVLSHRTVQNHVQNTLRKLQMHNRVELTRYAIEQGLDGDD, translated from the coding sequence ATGGGAACTGACAGTGCCGCGAGGGTGATGGTCGTCGACGACCACCCGATGTGGCGTGACGCGGTCGAGCGCGACCTGGCCACCGCCGGGTTCGAGGTCGTCGCCACCGCCAGCACCGGCCGTGAGGCGATCACCCGGTTCGCCGCGACCCGGCCGGAGGTCGTGGTGCTCGACCTGCAGATCCCCGAGCCCGACGGCGTCCAGGTCACCACCGAGGTGATCGCGCTCCATCCGGCGACCAAGGTCCTCATCCTCTCCGCCTCGGGCGAGCAGAACGACGTCCTCGCCGCGGTCAAGGCCGGCGCGACGGGCTATCTGGTCAAGTCGGCCTCGCGCGAGGAGCTCCTGGATGCGGTGGAGCGCGTCGCCGCCGGCGACCCGGTCTTCACCCCCGGCCTCGCCGGGCTGGTCCTGGGCGAGTTCCAGCACAGCGCCGCCACCGAGGTGCGCGGCGACAAGCCGACCCTCACCGACCGCGAGACCGAGATCCTCAAGCTCGTCGCCAAGGGCCTGAGCTATCGCCAGATCGCCGACCGGCTCGTCCTCTCCCACCGCACGGTCCAGAACCACGTACAGAACACCCTGCGCAAGCTGCAGATGCACAACCGGGTCGAGCTCACCCGCTACGCGATCGAGCAGGGCCTCGACGGCGACGACTGA
- a CDS encoding PGAP1-like alpha/beta domain-containing protein, with protein sequence MVSLLYLHGVGNGDPRDAWRRALDKALQDVGYPGLDGVEVIAPKYPDVLRTDDGDRTIKLPPITAPRLSAEEQRIVRRRVERATAELETILGEPVPASPVGVTDSFAPIVLRVLRQAHNYVTKPGIRARTLRMVLDELPEQGEIVIVGHSLGSIIAIDLLRRLPPKLTVTGLVTIGSPAAHPNLHEDSDRLEMKAPVDHVGWWVNVWSNGDAVTGLRGIWRHFPWALDLQVGLGLDHRTTTYLRSKPVATAIGRGLFGSLGKEIAVVEGTPDVALNSLEVRLALWLAYAQFVRDHLKGATQERFGAALRVVQHEVLERLIENYRTDDVRIPQQLLDLRVSPDAPSDQSLPRPKPLTQLSKEEAVLALVALATANPVRPYEIDVPDDVRRQAFHDLTVWMGLGGGLGENLHIAMQSASKAVYPVDQWKLWVGIGIGAAVLVAGPIGLALAAPAGLAGGAAIVGALSAFGPGGMVGGLVTAGAITTTGAGTIAATLVSSSSTAEDVEVTVIQLLTAAILRSREGLEQDLGVWLAMSEIQRQTGREVARLAAYSDEKAPGVEALRRKARAAERAMAYMVKNRLVEGLTDEEPKGEEPFEE encoded by the coding sequence GTGGTCTCGCTTCTCTATCTTCACGGTGTCGGCAACGGTGACCCGCGCGACGCCTGGCGCCGGGCGCTGGACAAGGCGCTCCAGGACGTCGGCTACCCCGGGCTCGACGGGGTCGAGGTCATCGCGCCGAAGTATCCCGACGTGCTCCGCACCGACGACGGCGACCGGACCATCAAGCTCCCGCCCATCACGGCCCCGAGGCTGAGCGCCGAGGAGCAGCGGATCGTACGCCGCCGGGTCGAGCGCGCGACCGCCGAGCTCGAGACGATCCTCGGCGAGCCGGTGCCCGCCTCGCCGGTCGGGGTCACCGACTCGTTCGCGCCGATCGTGCTGCGGGTGCTCCGCCAGGCCCACAACTACGTGACCAAGCCCGGGATCCGGGCCCGTACACTGCGGATGGTCCTCGACGAGCTTCCCGAGCAGGGGGAGATCGTCATCGTCGGGCACAGCCTCGGCTCGATCATCGCCATCGACCTGCTCCGCCGGCTCCCGCCGAAGCTGACGGTCACCGGCCTGGTGACGATCGGCAGCCCGGCCGCCCACCCCAACCTCCACGAGGACTCCGACCGGCTGGAGATGAAGGCGCCGGTCGACCACGTCGGCTGGTGGGTCAACGTGTGGAGCAACGGCGACGCGGTCACCGGCCTGCGCGGCATCTGGCGCCACTTTCCGTGGGCGCTCGACCTCCAGGTCGGCCTCGGCCTCGACCACCGCACCACGACCTACCTCCGCTCCAAGCCGGTCGCCACCGCGATCGGCCGCGGCCTGTTCGGCTCCCTGGGCAAGGAGATCGCCGTCGTCGAGGGCACCCCCGACGTCGCCCTGAACTCCCTCGAGGTGCGCCTGGCGCTGTGGCTCGCCTACGCCCAGTTCGTCCGCGACCACCTCAAGGGCGCCACCCAGGAGCGCTTCGGCGCTGCCCTCCGCGTCGTCCAGCACGAGGTGCTCGAGCGCCTCATCGAGAACTACCGGACCGATGACGTACGCATCCCGCAGCAGCTCCTCGACCTGCGCGTCTCGCCGGACGCTCCCAGTGACCAGAGTCTGCCCCGGCCCAAGCCGCTGACCCAGCTCTCCAAGGAGGAGGCCGTCCTCGCCCTGGTGGCGCTGGCGACCGCCAACCCGGTGCGGCCCTACGAGATCGACGTCCCCGACGACGTACGTCGCCAGGCGTTCCACGACCTGACGGTCTGGATGGGGCTCGGCGGCGGGCTCGGCGAGAACCTGCACATCGCCATGCAGTCGGCGTCCAAGGCCGTCTACCCGGTCGATCAGTGGAAGCTGTGGGTCGGCATCGGGATCGGTGCGGCCGTGCTGGTCGCCGGACCGATCGGGCTCGCCCTGGCCGCACCCGCCGGGCTGGCCGGGGGAGCGGCGATCGTCGGTGCGCTCTCCGCCTTCGGGCCCGGCGGGATGGTCGGCGGGCTCGTCACCGCCGGTGCGATCACCACCACCGGTGCCGGCACCATCGCCGCGACCCTCGTCTCCAGCTCGTCCACCGCCGAGGACGTCGAGGTCACCGTCATCCAGCTCCTCACCGCGGCGATCCTGCGTTCCCGCGAAGGCCTCGAGCAGGACCTCGGCGTGTGGCTCGCCATGTCGGAGATCCAGCGCCAGACCGGGCGCGAGGTCGCCCGGCTCGCGGCCTACAGCGACGAGAAGGCCCCCGGGGTCGAGGCCCTCCGACGCAAGGCCCGCGCGGCCGAACGGGCGATGGCGTACATGGTCAAGAACCGTCTCGTGGAGGGCCTCACCGACGAGGAACCGAAGGGCGAGGAGCCCTTCGAGGAGTAG
- a CDS encoding WhiB family transcriptional regulator, translated as MATARETTGVHWSELPCAIEDGDLWFAATSADADRAKELCRTCPLQRSCLQGAIARQEPHGVWGGEVFYEGIVVARKRTRGRPRNGELHQRDLERQARANLRKNTPEAVA; from the coding sequence GTGGCAACGGCAAGAGAGACGACCGGTGTGCACTGGAGCGAGCTGCCGTGTGCGATCGAGGACGGCGACCTGTGGTTCGCCGCGACCAGCGCCGACGCCGACCGGGCCAAGGAGCTGTGTCGTACGTGTCCGCTGCAGCGTTCCTGCCTGCAGGGTGCGATCGCCCGGCAGGAGCCGCACGGGGTGTGGGGCGGCGAGGTCTTCTACGAGGGGATCGTGGTCGCCCGCAAGCGCACCCGTGGCCGTCCGCGCAACGGAGAGCTCCACCAGCGGGACCTGGAGCGCCAGGCTCGTGCAAACCTTCGGAAAAATACTCCGGAAGCAGTTGCGTAG